The nucleotide sequence tataaaatttactttttaaagtcaaaatagaaaacatagCATAATATCCCTATCAAtgcttatatatttattctagAATTTTGCATccatatatatgcattattgaTGTCAAATCATGTTCAACATTGCCATTTTAGCCAACAAcatcaagcctttatcctatTAGGTGAGGTTGACTACAAGGATTTTAACTCCCAATCATCTCTATTTGTAACCATATCTTCTAAGCCCATTACAACATCTGCcattgtcacaaccctaggggtGTGTTTGTAATTGGGGAAATTCACGGTGTATAAATTGTTAGGGACCTAACTGAAAGAGGTTAGGAGGGTAGGCGGGAAAGGGGAAATAACTAACTCATTGTACAACAACTGGCGCAATTGTTATGTTAGTTAGAAGGTTGGGTAACAAATGGCTTGGCTAGAGGCTATAAAGAGCATATGACAGTATGGAAAGACTCATCGAATGAATAAACGATcatctctttcctctctctccctccctccctccctctctctctatctatctctaTCTCGTTCTTGCATTTTGTGTAATTACCGTAATTTCCcagccctaattcaagggcttgacaattGTGGTATCAGAGTTAGACTGTTTGGTGGTGGGAATTGGTGGCAGAACCATTATGGCGAGGAAGGCGTCGGAAAAAGCTGTGAACGACTGCTCCGGTGCGATATAGGAAGAACAATCAATCACGGTGGACGTTGCGATTGGGGAGTGGGGCGATATGGAAAAAGGTACAAGATTGAAGCAATTGGAGATCAGGTTGGAGGCAATGGAATTCAGAATGTCCCATACTCAAGAGACTATGCCCCAAACGAGGGAGGACCTAGTGGAATGGAGGGAAACCATGCAGGTAGCGGCAGAGAAACAGCAAGAAGCACGATGGAGCAGCAAGGGTAGAGGATCAACAGTGTGCTAAGCATGTTGTCCTCCCTGCCCCAATTCCGGTTGTTGCCGGAATTTCTGCTCAGGCAGGCCTCTGATCCAATTTTGCTGCATCAGGGCAATCACTCAAGAACGCAAGGGGTtcttgaagaagaagattagCCTGCGATGCAAGAAACCCAAGTGAGGAATCCACAGCCTTTGACTCACATCCATACCCCTATGCCAAGATTGGAGATTCCAATGTATGAGGGGAAGAAACCAAGGTGGTGGATAAGGAGATGtgagattttttcaattttaccgGATTTCAGAAGAATAGAAGATCAACCTGGCTGCGGCCTATTTGAACAATGTAGCAGActcttggtatcaagggtggaTTCAAGATGATGGAATTCAGGGTAGCTGGGCAGATTTTGCTGAAGGGTTTTGTGAGTGTTTTGGGGAGAAAAGTATGGCTGATGTTGTAAAAACCGAGACTATAATCACTCAAGAATCACTCAAGAAACTCACCGATTcaataacaacaatgaatactgAAAGTAGAACATAAAAACAGAATGTAAAAAGGAGAAATCAAACCAGATTGCAGCACACACaatttaccctggttcatgccatttacatggcactacatccagcaatccaagaagcaaacaatccactagaaacaagTCTGAAACCAGTACAAGAATTCCCCTCTTCCCTCTTCCTTTACTCTCAGATACAATACTCAATCGAAGCTAACAAGAACTTGAAACAACCAGCTCTCTCTCACGCCTCTCACTGTACCCGAACCCAAGGAATAAAGAATATGACTGATTGATGATGAAAACCGGTCTCCACACCCTTCTATATATAGACTAAGGGAGGCGGAAATATCTAAGGGAGATAACTAACTTTACATAAAGTCTAAACTACCCTTACTAAAGCAATTAGATACACTTAAGTCCTATTAACTAACTGCTGCCACATcatcttcaattctttctggtttcttcaataaatccagcTTTACTTTAGGCAAAACAGTAACAGATGTCATAGAGGAATTCAGCAAATTGAAGCAAGAAGGGACTGTAGTGGATGTAGTGGAGTATCAAGGTcggtttgaggaattgaagggCTTGACAGCCATGCCTAACAGTTTTCTACTGAATTCTTTGTATTTCTTTACCTTTTTTGTGATAACTTCTTTCATTTATCACAGCCTCACAAGGCATATATTGGTCTAATCTTCAGATTCTCCAAATGACTAAATTAGCTCTATTGTGCCTTgtgtttttaatctttaataaGTGCTGCACTGactttattatgaataattttatttttaatattgtcttgtataaCTGCATATTTATTGTAGGATCCTTATCTTAGTTACCTTCATTTTTTGAGCTAATGTTGGTGCAACGAGTCTTATAATTTTCAGATAAATATTCTTTTTAGATTTAAAGGGATTTTCATAATTGTATGATATGTTTGAAGCTCTTTGCCACTTTTAACTGTGGTACCTTAATTCTGTGAGTAACATCTTGAataatcttttttgttttttcgaACAATTGACATGAGATATATAAATTGCTATGTTTTAGTTTTATGTTTTACTGTCATTAACATCTACTAGttttcaaaatacatacttatcaaataaataattgagaaatgctTCATAGTTCTGGAAATCTATGGTGTCTGTATACTGagaataacattatttttttctgaagttcttgtaaatatatatattttttaaaataatattcttaattgAGCTTACTTTACCAGAGAACTTGCAACAGGTTGTGAGCAACCAGTTTTCTCGGGTTGCTCAAAATGCACGATGCTCATTCTTTGGAAATGTTTCACTTGGATCTTCTGTATCTTTGGCTGAGCTCAGGGAGATATATCATGTGGTAAGATACAACTTTTGATGAAACACGGTGCTGACTATTGTACTTGGATTGTTTAAAATCATGACAATTGGTTTCATTCTCTGTATATTTGTTACTTTGGAGCAGGTTGTGCTTGCCTATGGTGCTGAAAGTGACAGACTTCTTGGCATTCCAGGAGAAGTAAGTGTACATTTTCTGGTTTTGGATCTGTTGTTTGGTCAGTGCTCTTTATATTGAATTTGCCTAATGGTGTCATTGTAAGAATTTGTGACTTTTTGAGCAGTTGACGGCCATGTGCTTCGAGTCCAGTTGTAGTTTTTATCTTTTAGGTCTTGctccttaattttattttctaggatttGGCAGGGATACACTCAGCTAGAGAATTTGTTTGGTGGTACAATGGGCATCCTGACTGTCAATATTTGTTTCCAGACTTGAAAAGCAGTGATACTGCTGTTATTCTTGGTCAGGTACTCTTAAGAGCACTGAATCTTACTGTTGGAATAATATCACTCTTTAACCCTTgtgataatttttgtttaattattttgttcttgttCCCCTCATTATTGGTTTTATGTGGTTTCAAATCTAATGGGACATTATTTTTCCAcgattttactttttttttgggtcaatATCCTCATGTGTTAGGGTTTTGTGTCCATGCTCAAATAATGTtcaaaaacaacatatcaagccttagtCCTACTATGTGGGGTTAGCTACATCTGTTCTAActtgccaatcatttctatctatgaccATATCTATTGTAAGGtccttataactcatatcaaACCTAAGAGTCTTTCATAAAGTATTAATCCCACTATGTCAGGTCTTTGGATTGTATGTTGTGGATTGTAGTTCTTTTGAGTCCTTCCTCGTTACCCAAATCCCCAAGTTTTGGAGATCCCGATAGATGCATTGGTTCagttaaaacaatttaaaaccaggggagaatttaaagtaaaattttttcaaagaaaattagagaagaGAAAGCCTGCTATCTTGCTTTCTTGTATATTCTAGTACATTTTCAACTATAATCGAACCTGACTTCATTCACATAGGATTCTTCATTGCATAAGTTGTACAAGACCATagaaaagaattcaaaacaaaCCACCTTCTGTATATCAAAGTATCAATTCAACTAACAATCACCAAGTACAACTATAAAATGTAGCAGACTTGAAATAACAAACCACTTCAGCCTACACACTTTGTACTGCAATTAGCATACTAATGTACCCTGTACTCATTTCCATACTATGACCTGGAACGTATCATGTTCCTGGTAAGTAGTATGGACTAAACAGTAAGATGATCTGCACGTCTCCTCTCCTTTAGTATTCTGCTACAGAAAGTGTCtcctataaaataatttatgttcgTGATGTAGGAAGTTGAAAAAAGATaagtttttaatattaattgtatGCAGTACTGAAGCTTCTTTTATTTGGAAAAGGCttgttgcccagaaaaataaCCCAAGAGGGGgatgggggtgaattggatttttaagtttaaaatgatttttaccAAGTTATTAGCTTTTAAAACAAGTTTAGTGTTTGATTTGCTGATAAATAAATAGCTGCAATAATTTCAACAATCAAGCACAATCAACACACAAGAtttttatagaggttcggctTTATGAGCCTGTGTCCTCTCTCTTGTTAAAGAACTCTAAGGCTCCactaaaatagaagaaataaccCTAGCTTTTGAACAGGAGCTAGAACCTTGATTACAAAATAACCTTGCTAACAAGATCACACTTGTAGCAATTTAATCCCTCACAAAGTGAGACCACTTCCACATGCAAGTGAGTGAAATACAAATAACACTTACAACCCTTTTTAACTTGAATTAAAGGAGGAGTTTGCTGCCACAGATCTTTCATGCTTGAATGCCTTGAATGCCTTCAGTTTGAGTGCATAAAGAGCTCAATCAGTGTTCTTCAATGCTGGTGGTTGAGGGATATAAATAGTCCTTCTACCAGAAATTCAACCGTAGGAGGCATTCTTTGAACAACTTGGAATTTGAAAATCTGCTTAGTCATAGTTCTGAAAGGAAAAGCTTTTGCTCTAGCCTTGCAGAGAAATATGAAGAGGGCTCAGTCAAATTAGCAGCAGGACATGTACAATTAATGATATACATAAGAGGAGAAATAGCAATATGGAGATCtgcaatattattaattaaagaacAGATAAATGGTACCATGATATGTGCAgtgaaaatgagagagagagagagagagagagagagagagagagagagacatggGTCATAAATAACTTGTATGAATATAGAAAGAGAGCAGTTCTGAAATATAAAATACCTTGCAAAATGTGAGAGCAAAAAGAACATATGTGGTGCTGGGGTCCAGTTGCAGACTTTGAAGATATTTTAGCCATAGGCATTAATGCCTTTGACAAAACTGCAGGTATGTTACAAAAggggaaacaatttttttttttttttttactttggaAAAATAGATGAAATTTCATGCGGAAAACCTTTAAAGGGTTAGATCAATGAGGGTTAAGATAAGAAGAGAATAGCTGGATTCTCTGAaagtagaaaacttgaaagtgACAGCACCTGGTCGACCACATTACTGCATTGGTCGGCTAAACAGCCTTCTCGGATAAACCAAAAACCAATTTGGATGAGTTTGGTTGACTAACTTATGTCACTTGGTCAGCTAGACAGTCATTGATAAACCTTACGTGGGCAGTGTAAGACTTTGGTCGACTAAAGTCAGGTACCAGAAAAATGTAGGGATTGCTGTCCAATATTGGTCAACTAATCTCACTACTTTGGTTGACTAAACTCAAATTGTTTCCAAACAGAAATAGCTTACTGCCTACCTTTGGTTGACCTTTGGCTATGGTTGACCAAACTAGTCATCATTTCAAGGAGTAGTATTCCGGACATCTTTGGTTGACCAAACActagttaattttaaaaatagatgtAACTCTCAGGGCCTTTTTGAagacaaatatttttgaaaaagaatgaCTATTTTAGGCACTTTAATTTACTGAAATACCACAGGAAAGATTAAAACAAGTTTGTTCGTTTTTGTTATCGCCAAAAGTCATCATACCCTTGAGGTTAGCAAGGTTCATCCCATATAACAGCTACCATTTTTCCTTTCAGGGGAATGTAGCTCTTGATGTTGCACGTATTCTTTTACGACCTACTGCAGAACTAGCAGTAACTGATATTGCTAGCCATGCGTTGGCTGCTCTGGAGGAGAGCTCTATAAGGTTGCTTTACTACCTTTGTTGTCTGGCTGTTTGCTaagttgttattttttgttgacATATAAACTGTGACTACAGAAAAGTGTATCTGGTTGGAAGACGTGGACCTGTTCAAGCGGCTTGTACTGCAAAAGAGTTGCGTGAAGTTCTTGGTAGTTCTTAACTTCCAGTTCTCtattgtacatttttttttttttcaaaattcagtgCTCTTTTGTGTTTCAAAATGCACTTTTTATGTCATCTCTAGAGAAATTATTAGATAGGGGGTTCTACTAGTTCTGAGGAAACATTAACTTTACTTCATTTCATAGGCAAAGCTACTTTTTGCTTGGAGTTGCACTTgcaaattctttttcttttctaatattCTCATTAGCTACTTCTTTCAAACACGTGGATTAAAGATTCTACCCCCATCTCTGctttagttttcaaaatttattgagCTTCCTGTTTAAGTTTTCCAAttcattattttgatcttataaataataatggTACCAACTTGATTTGATCTCAGTTGTTTGCAACTAGCATGAAACTGATCATGATTTCTCATCTTTTTCTGGTGGTTTCAAGTTAGACTGATTTCCAAGTTTTTCCTAATCTAATCCATTCAGGGAAGTTATTGCTGATATTAAATGGTTTTGTCTCTGAATGTGTTTTCTATTATGATGCTTCCCTCATCTGCAGGTATCAAAGATGTTGATATTCACATCCAGGAAGCTGATCTAGTGAAAACGCCAGCAGATGAGGTATGCTTCCTGATGCTTGATCCCTCAAGTAATTGTTGGAGTTCCCTTTCCCCAAACTTCCTGTtctcttctatttcctttttctttttcgcTGGAAATTCATGAAATACAAAGtattgcctttttcttttttgctccCTGTTTGAAAAGTTGTCTCCATTCAATTGATTACCTCGTTTCATTATTTGTCaaaggaagaaatgaagaatagTCGAATCAAGAGGAGGGTGTATGAGCTGCTCTCTAAGGCAGTCATGTCAGGACCATCCCATAACAGTACAGGTCAACGTGAACTCCACTTTGTTTTCTTCCGGAAACCAGATAAGCTTCTAGATTCAGATGACAGAAGTGGTTATGTTGCTGGTGTGCGCTTCGAGAAGACAATTCTGAGAGGTTAGTTTTCCTCTGCATTTGTTTGTGGTGAACAGGTCCAGGTGCTCTTGCGTCTTTCTGTAGTCTTCTTTTAGTCGATCTCTTCTTGTCTTAGATGAAATTTGTCACAGTCGCAGTCTACAAATTACAGTTAGTATGACATCAGATAATTGTTTATGCTAAATGGATACCTGGTTAATCATTGAAATCCTGGAATCATTTTATTATCTTCCTAGCCAGAAAACTTGTTTTCCTTAACATGTGaattttatgcaaaataaaatGGAATAACTTCACTAGCTTGGGATGCGCCAATATCTGGCTATTAATGTGACTTAATTGGACTCTCTGCAGAAAGTGCAGGATCAGGAAAACAAGTAGCACTTGGCACAGGCCAATTTGAAGACCTTGAATGCAGGTAAATCTTTCTTGGAATTGATTTATAAATGGGTACCATATTTTGTATTCAGAAGAGTTGACAATGCTTACAAGAAAGAACATTTTTGATGCATAAATTTGCTGTATTTATACTACCCACTCATGCATGCTATTTGTGTTCCCTTCAGTAGGACTTTAATACCAACTTTGTTGGCTTCTGATTCATTCTGTTGGGCAGTATAAAGGAGATGGGTCCATAAGTTAtttcaaatattgatttctcaaaaaaaaaaaaaaatgtttaatgtAATTGTTTACCCAGTCCAACCTAGGTTTGCATGTGGATTACTCGAAATAAGGACTTGAAGATCATTCCAGCTTATCTGGAGTTTTCAGCTTTTTGACCCAACTTATTTGCATGAGATCTTGACTGTTGTAGCAATGGGTCATACTGTTTCCAGGTTAGTGCTAAAGAGCATTGGTTACAAATCAGTACCAGTTGAAGGTTTGCCCTTTGATGCTTCTAGAGGTATATCTTAAAACTTGTATATTGGTGcaagaaaaaattttgaacacaaaTTTGGCCTACATTACTGCTATACATCAGTGCAAATTCCAATCACAAATTTTGCACACATTGCTGCTAATTGGTTGCAAGTACTTCTACATCACATGGACTCTGGTCTTAGTAGTAGGTGTGGCTGTATAGCTAGCTGTCAGATTCCCGTGAGCACAAGCCTGAAAATACCAGAATGTGTTACTATTTGGCTACTAGTATATGGATAATATTCCCAATATTTACCCTTTTGTATTTAATATGATGATGTCACATCAGATGTTTGGTGACATATTGAAGTTGAAACGGATATAGTGGCAAAGAAAGATTTCCATCTCCATGTGTGAGAGGCATAAATCATTCTTTATGATCTATATGAGATGCAGGACATTCTTAGTTCTACCATTTCAGATTTGAGTTCCCTATGGATTATGTGGGTCATACAGTCAGTACACCAATTTGTTAACTTGTCTTATGTTGACAACACATGAATACTGGCACCTTGATGGGAAAACGAGAGTCTTGTGCCATCTGGGCAACAAATTTTGTATCCATGTCGGATAATGATGAGGGTTACTATTCAGTCTCATGCTCTTCTCCAATTTACATCAGAATCTCTGTGTGttgattttaaaagattttggtGAGCCCACTCAGGTCTCTTGATATTACAGAACTCTCATGTTTCCCATGCTTGAATGGTGTTTACAGGTGTGGTTCCAAATGTTGGAGGCCGTGTTTTAGTTGATTCTTTTGGAGATCATAAACTACTGGAAGGTGTGTATGTATGTGGGTGGTTGAAAAGAGGACCAACAGGAATCATTGCAACCAACCTTTATTGTGCTGAGGAAACGGTAACTAGCCTTCATTTCCTGTTAAGGAAAAATGTCTTTCTGAAGATACCATGTTACCtttcttcatcttttatgcatgaGGTGTTCCCTTTGTGCACGGAAGATGAGGTGTTCCCTTTATGCACAGAAGACCTCTTTATGTGCGGGGcaattgtgaaaaaaatacTGCCCTGACCGTATCAGAACACTAGAATATTGTCTTCTCCCCTTCAAAAAGTCTGAATAATTTTACCTTGATCCTTTACCCCTAAAATTTTACTCTGGCTCCGCATGCAAAATTTATGGGCCCAATATTATATACCATGTTTATATGATTAATTTGTTACCAGCTACTCTATTTGACTAACTGGTTGCAGATTGCAAGCATATCTGAGGATCTTGAGAAGGGACTATTAGCGCCTGTACGTAGCTTGCCAAAGCCAGGCAGAGAGGGGCTTCTCCAGTTATTAGATGATAGGAATGTTAAAGTGATTCCATTCAGGGGTTGGGAAAAGATTGATGCTGAAGAGAGAAGGCTTGGAAGTTTGAAAAACAAGCCCAGAGACAAATTATCCACATGGGAAGAGCTACTGAAAGTTGCCCTGGACTGAAGTAACTTTCAACTCTGTACCATAGATTTTCATTCATagcttaaaatattttttatattcaactTTTAATGTCTGGTTCGTGTCTCAGATTATTGTATACAGGCTCCCATTTTTGTAGGTGAATAAGGCGTGATTTTTCACTGTAACTATTGAGAAAGTTTGGCTATCAAATGAGCCATCCTGCGATTTATTGGCAATGGGAGGCTTTAAGTCTCTCCCGGGTTACAGAAATTCAAGCTAGTTGTCATGTAgtaatgatttctttttttaatcaaCGCACTTGTATTTATTTGATAAGCATACAAATCACAGGTTCCTATCACCATTGTAGTGCCGGTCGTGGCCATATCTCCCATTGAGTTTGTTATGTCTAATGGATCCCTTTTCCTGgtgttctttactttcttattCGAATTATTGCATTCACTCATGGTGACTTTTTTTATGTTGATTTTACATGTGAGGAAGGATCAAGAAAGCAATGGAGACGAACATTTTCATCTGGAAGAGTATAATATCCCCTCCAATTTGATGTtcaatatatttcttttttctatttctttcacGCCTATGTGTCTCAGAATGGAGGATCACTCCCTGACTTCTAACGTCCATTCTCCTAGCCACTGCAAGGTCCTCAATTGGTAAGGAGGTTTCATTATGTCAATAAGGTTTTTGTCAATTGTTATTTGCATTTATGAGTGAAGGACAAGTTGACAATTGCTTCTAGGTAAGCTATCAATACATATTTATGCGAAGTCAAATTCCACTATGTTTTTCTTTGCAAACCACTACCTCACCTGAAGCTGTTATATTCATGGTGGTCGGTTCACTCAAGGTCTTAAAATATATGTACTTATTGTGGATCACATCATGAGAATATTGAATTTTCAGAATTCATAGGCTCCTGATGTCAAATCGGCATGGCCCCCCTGAGTCAAAATGTTTCAACAAATAAGCTCCACTGTAATTAATATAATAGGAAGTTTGGTAAGAAACCATGAGAGGTACGATgttacaaaaaatatgattggataaaattaattgaaggtttaaaatttatataatcagACTTTTATTATAAGAGATATAATGTCCTTTTAAAGAAATGACTGAATAAAATTAGTTGGTGGTTTAAAATTTCTGTAATCGACtttatttagtaaa is from Diospyros lotus cultivar Yz01 chromosome 2, ASM1463336v1, whole genome shotgun sequence and encodes:
- the LOC127794991 gene encoding NADPH:adrenodoxin oxidoreductase, mitochondrial isoform X1; protein product: MATRRAKTLFCRSFCSRSSNPLRVCVVGSGPAGFYTAEKMLKAHQGAEVDIIDRLPTPYGLVRSGVAPDHPETKVVSNQFSRVAQNARCSFFGNVSLGSSVSLAELREIYHVVVLAYGAESDRLLGIPGEDLAGIHSAREFVWWYNGHPDCQYLFPDLKSSDTAVILGQGNVALDVARILLRPTAELAVTDIASHALAALEESSIRKVYLVGRRGPVQAACTAKELREVLGIKDVDIHIQEADLVKTPADEEEMKNSRIKRRVYELLSKAVMSGPSHNSTGQRELHFVFFRKPDKLLDSDDRSGYVAGVRFEKTILRESAGSGKQVALGTGQFEDLECRLVLKSIGYKSVPVEGLPFDASRGVVPNVGGRVLVDSFGDHKLLEGVYVCGWLKRGPTGIIATNLYCAEETIASISEDLEKGLLAPVRSLPKPGREGLLQLLDDRNVKVIPFRGWEKIDAEERRLGSLKNKPRDKLSTWEELLKVALD
- the LOC127794991 gene encoding NADPH:adrenodoxin oxidoreductase, mitochondrial isoform X2 codes for the protein MLKAHQGAEVDIIDRLPTPYGLVRSGVAPDHPETKVVSNQFSRVAQNARCSFFGNVSLGSSVSLAELREIYHVVVLAYGAESDRLLGIPGEDLAGIHSAREFVWWYNGHPDCQYLFPDLKSSDTAVILGQGNVALDVARILLRPTAELAVTDIASHALAALEESSIRKVYLVGRRGPVQAACTAKELREVLGIKDVDIHIQEADLVKTPADEEEMKNSRIKRRVYELLSKAVMSGPSHNSTGQRELHFVFFRKPDKLLDSDDRSGYVAGVRFEKTILRESAGSGKQVALGTGQFEDLECRLVLKSIGYKSVPVEGLPFDASRGVVPNVGGRVLVDSFGDHKLLEGVYVCGWLKRGPTGIIATNLYCAEETIASISEDLEKGLLAPVRSLPKPGREGLLQLLDDRNVKVIPFRGWEKIDAEERRLGSLKNKPRDKLSTWEELLKVALD